A window from Temnothorax longispinosus isolate EJ_2023e chromosome 1, Tlon_JGU_v1, whole genome shotgun sequence encodes these proteins:
- the Calpb gene encoding calpain-B isoform X6 yields MSYYGYGDHGDGGGAEDVFVKTAAEIKRFLPSLFNIKVLGEKGSGFRPRGEVQDFNTLRRECLAAGRLFEDPEFPANDSSLYFSRRPDRYIEWKRPMEIADDPQLFVEGFSRFDVQQGELGDCWLLAAVANLTMHPNLFFQVMPEDQSFEENYAGIFHFRFWQYGRWVDVVIDDRLPTCRGELVYLHSAENNEFWSALLEKAYAKLHGSYEALKGGSTCEAMEDFTGGVTEMYQMDQTPPNLFNILLKAFERNSLLGCSIEPDPNVVEAETPQGLIRGHAYSITQVKNVEIHMPNRYGTIPLLRLRNPWGNEAEWNGPWSDQSPEWRFIPDHEKEELGLTFDMDGEFWMSFHDFTRHFTQLEICNLNPDSLTTDDISAGKKRWEMSVFEGEWVRGVTAGGCRNFLETFWHNPQYRITLECPDEDDDKCTVIIALMQKNRRAQRRMGADCLTIGFAIYHLEYPERLPKPLDINFFKYNASVGRSPAFINLREVTCRFKLPPGVYCIVPSTFDPNEEGEFLLRIFSENKNNMEENDEEVGIGDVDDRIINPAGGKEDQNGDNVPDEPEEDRNTEKVREFFKKLAGPDLEVDWMELKDILDFAMRKELPQSAHRSEAHTPETVEGNGSFVDTLISLLCGIVCNNEQYNKGVETQDRGFSKDICRSMVAMLDADHSGKLGFEEFKTLWNDIRKWRAVYKLYDRDESGFLSAFELRQALNSAGYRLNNHVLNILVHRYGTKDGKITFDDYIMCAVRLKTMIDIFRERDPDQTQTATFTLEEWIEKTLYS; encoded by the exons ATGAGCTACTACGGGTACGGCGATCACGGCGACGGAGGTGGCGCCGAGGATGTGTTCGTTAAGACGGCGGCCGAGATCAAGCGATTCCTACCGTCGCTCTTCAACATCAAAGTG TTAGGGGAGAAGGGGTCCGGCTTCAGACCACGGGGGGAGGTCCAGGACTTCAACACCCTGAGACGAGAATGCCTGGCGGCGGGAAGGCTCTTCGAGGATCCCGAATTCCCGGCCAACGACTCGTCGCTATACTTCTCCCGCAGACCGGACAGATACATAGAATGGAAGCGACCGATG GAAATCGCGGACGATCCTCAGCTCTTCGTGGAGGGCTTCTCGAGATTCGACGTCCAGCAGGGAGAGCTGGGAGATTGCTGGTTGCTGGCCGCCGTGGCGAATCTGACTATGCATCCGAATCTATTCTTTCAAGTGATGCCAGAAGATCAGAGCTTCGAGGAAAATTACGCTGGAATCTTCCACTTCAG GTTTTGGCAGTACGGTAGATGGGTCGACGTGGTGATCGACGATCGATTGCCTACCTGTCGCGGGGAATTGGTATATCTGCACTCGGCCGAGAATAACGAGTTCTGGAGCGCCCTTCTCGAGAAGGCCTATGCGAAACTTCACGGCTCCTACGAAGCGTTGAAGGGCGGCTCAACCTGCGAGGCCATGGAAGACTTCACCGGTGGAGTAACGGAAATGTATCAGATGGACCAAACGCCGCCAAACCTGTTCAACATACTGTTAAAAGCCTTTGAGAGAAACTCATTACTGGGTTGCTCCATCGAG CCCGATCCCAACGTAGTGGAGGCTGAAACGCCTCAAGGATTGATACGGGGTCATGCGTACAGCATTACCCAAGTGAAGAACGTGGAGATTCACATGCCGAATCGGTACGGTACGATACCTCTATTAAGGCTTCGGAATCCTTGGGGAAACGAGGCGGAATGGAATGGGCCTTGGAGCGATCA ATCACCGGAATGGAGATTCATCCCCGATCACGAGAAGGAGGAACTCGGCCTGACCTTCGACATGGACGGCGAATTTTGGATGTCGTTCCACGACTTCACCCGCCACTTCACTCAGCTCGAGATATGCAACTTGAATCCCGACTCCTTAACGACGGACGATATCAGCGCCGGGAAGAAACGCTGGGAGATGAGCGTGTTCGAAGGAGAGTGGGTGCGCGGAGTGACAGCGGGTGGTTGCAGAAACTTTTTAG AGACCTTCTGGCACAATCCGCAGTATCGTATCACGTTGGAGTGTCCAGATGAGGACGATGACAAGTGTACCGTAATCATCGCTCTGATGCAGAAGAACAGGAGGGCGCAAAGAAGGATGGGTGCCGACTGCCTCACTATCGGATTCGCGATATACCAT TTGGAGTATCCAGAGAGACTGCCGAAACCACTAGACATTAACTTTTTCAAGTACAACGCGTCTGTTGGACGTTCACCggcatttataaatttacggGAGGTCACGTGCCGTTTCAAATTACCCCCGGGTGTTTATTGCATAGTTCCGAGTACTTTTGATCCGAACGAAGAGGGTGAATTCTTGCTGAGAATCTTCTCTGAGAACAAGAACAATATGGA AGAAAACGATGAAGAAGTCGGTATTGGAGACGTCGATGATAGA ataattaatccTGCAGGCGGTAAGGAGGATCAAAATGGAGATAAC GTTCCCGATGAACCCGAAGAAGACCGCAATACCGAGAAAGTTCGAGAATTCTTCAAGAAACTCGCTGGCCCTGATTTGGAAGTGGACTGGATGGAACTAAAAGATATCTTAGATTTTGCCATGAGGAAAG AGTTACCGCAGTCGGCGCATCGTAGCGAGGCACATACTCCCGAAACTGTCGAAGGAAATGGTTCGTTTGTCGACACTCTCATCTCACTGCTGTGCGGCATTGTTTGTAATAATGAACAGTACAATAAGGGCGTAG AGACTCAGGACAGAGGTTTCAGCAAAGATATATGTCGCAGCATGGTTGCTATGTTGGATGCAGATCACTCTGGCAAACTTGGTTTTGAAGAATTTAAGACCTTGTGGAATGACATTAGAAAGTGGAGG GCTGTTTATAAGCTCTATGACAGAGATGAATCAGGATTTCTAAGTGCATTTGAATTGAGACAAGCGTTAAATAGCGCGGGATACCGTTTGAACAATCACGTTCTTAATATATTGGTTCATCGTTATGGTACTAAAGACGGCAAAATTACTTTCGACGATTACATAATGTGCGCGGTCAGGCTCAAAACAATGATTG atatttttagagaaagaGATCCGGATCAAACCCAAACAGCTACGTTCACACTGGAAGAATGGATAGAAAAAACACTCTATTcgtaa
- the Calpb gene encoding calpain-B isoform X8, translated as MSYYGYGDHGDGGGAEDVFVKTAAEIKRFLPSLFNIKVLGEKGSGFRPRGEVQDFNTLRRECLAAGRLFEDPEFPANDSSLYFSRRPDRYIEWKRPMEIADDPQLFVEGFSRFDVQQGELGDCWLLAAVANLTMHPNLFFQVMPEDQSFEENYAGIFHFRFWQYGRWVDVVIDDRLPTCRGELVYLHSAENNEFWSALLEKAYAKLHGSYEALKGGSTCEAMEDFTGGVTEMYQMDQTPPNLFNILLKAFERNSLLGCSIEPDPNVVEAETPQGLIRGHAYSITQVKNVEIHMPNRYGTIPLLRLRNPWGNEAEWNGPWSDQSPEWRFIPDHEKEELGLTFDMDGEFWMSFHDFTRHFTQLEICNLNPDSLTTDDISAGKKRWEMSVFEGEWVRGVTAGGCRNFLETFWHNPQYRITLECPDEDDDKCTVIIALMQKNRRAQRRMGADCLTIGFAIYHLEYPERLPKPLDINFFKYNASVGRSPAFINLREVTCRFKLPPGVYCIVPSTFDPNEEGEFLLRIFSENKNNMEENDEEVGIGDVDDRVPDEPEEDRNTEKVREFFKKLAGPDLEVDWMELKDILDFAMRKETQDRGFSKDICRSMVAMLDADHSGKLGFEEFKTLWNDIRKWRAVYKLYDRDESGFLSAFELRQALNSAGYRLNNHVLNILVHRYGTKDGKITFDDYIMCAVRLKTMIDIFRERDPDQTQTATFTLEEWIEKTLYS; from the exons ATGAGCTACTACGGGTACGGCGATCACGGCGACGGAGGTGGCGCCGAGGATGTGTTCGTTAAGACGGCGGCCGAGATCAAGCGATTCCTACCGTCGCTCTTCAACATCAAAGTG TTAGGGGAGAAGGGGTCCGGCTTCAGACCACGGGGGGAGGTCCAGGACTTCAACACCCTGAGACGAGAATGCCTGGCGGCGGGAAGGCTCTTCGAGGATCCCGAATTCCCGGCCAACGACTCGTCGCTATACTTCTCCCGCAGACCGGACAGATACATAGAATGGAAGCGACCGATG GAAATCGCGGACGATCCTCAGCTCTTCGTGGAGGGCTTCTCGAGATTCGACGTCCAGCAGGGAGAGCTGGGAGATTGCTGGTTGCTGGCCGCCGTGGCGAATCTGACTATGCATCCGAATCTATTCTTTCAAGTGATGCCAGAAGATCAGAGCTTCGAGGAAAATTACGCTGGAATCTTCCACTTCAG GTTTTGGCAGTACGGTAGATGGGTCGACGTGGTGATCGACGATCGATTGCCTACCTGTCGCGGGGAATTGGTATATCTGCACTCGGCCGAGAATAACGAGTTCTGGAGCGCCCTTCTCGAGAAGGCCTATGCGAAACTTCACGGCTCCTACGAAGCGTTGAAGGGCGGCTCAACCTGCGAGGCCATGGAAGACTTCACCGGTGGAGTAACGGAAATGTATCAGATGGACCAAACGCCGCCAAACCTGTTCAACATACTGTTAAAAGCCTTTGAGAGAAACTCATTACTGGGTTGCTCCATCGAG CCCGATCCCAACGTAGTGGAGGCTGAAACGCCTCAAGGATTGATACGGGGTCATGCGTACAGCATTACCCAAGTGAAGAACGTGGAGATTCACATGCCGAATCGGTACGGTACGATACCTCTATTAAGGCTTCGGAATCCTTGGGGAAACGAGGCGGAATGGAATGGGCCTTGGAGCGATCA ATCACCGGAATGGAGATTCATCCCCGATCACGAGAAGGAGGAACTCGGCCTGACCTTCGACATGGACGGCGAATTTTGGATGTCGTTCCACGACTTCACCCGCCACTTCACTCAGCTCGAGATATGCAACTTGAATCCCGACTCCTTAACGACGGACGATATCAGCGCCGGGAAGAAACGCTGGGAGATGAGCGTGTTCGAAGGAGAGTGGGTGCGCGGAGTGACAGCGGGTGGTTGCAGAAACTTTTTAG AGACCTTCTGGCACAATCCGCAGTATCGTATCACGTTGGAGTGTCCAGATGAGGACGATGACAAGTGTACCGTAATCATCGCTCTGATGCAGAAGAACAGGAGGGCGCAAAGAAGGATGGGTGCCGACTGCCTCACTATCGGATTCGCGATATACCAT TTGGAGTATCCAGAGAGACTGCCGAAACCACTAGACATTAACTTTTTCAAGTACAACGCGTCTGTTGGACGTTCACCggcatttataaatttacggGAGGTCACGTGCCGTTTCAAATTACCCCCGGGTGTTTATTGCATAGTTCCGAGTACTTTTGATCCGAACGAAGAGGGTGAATTCTTGCTGAGAATCTTCTCTGAGAACAAGAACAATATGGA AGAAAACGATGAAGAAGTCGGTATTGGAGACGTCGATGATAGA GTTCCCGATGAACCCGAAGAAGACCGCAATACCGAGAAAGTTCGAGAATTCTTCAAGAAACTCGCTGGCCCTGATTTGGAAGTGGACTGGATGGAACTAAAAGATATCTTAGATTTTGCCATGAGGAAAG AGACTCAGGACAGAGGTTTCAGCAAAGATATATGTCGCAGCATGGTTGCTATGTTGGATGCAGATCACTCTGGCAAACTTGGTTTTGAAGAATTTAAGACCTTGTGGAATGACATTAGAAAGTGGAGG GCTGTTTATAAGCTCTATGACAGAGATGAATCAGGATTTCTAAGTGCATTTGAATTGAGACAAGCGTTAAATAGCGCGGGATACCGTTTGAACAATCACGTTCTTAATATATTGGTTCATCGTTATGGTACTAAAGACGGCAAAATTACTTTCGACGATTACATAATGTGCGCGGTCAGGCTCAAAACAATGATTG atatttttagagaaagaGATCCGGATCAAACCCAAACAGCTACGTTCACACTGGAAGAATGGATAGAAAAAACACTCTATTcgtaa
- the Calpb gene encoding calpain-B isoform X7, whose amino-acid sequence MSSYGWSREIREPEFVRQATKKVELGEKGSGFRPRGEVQDFNTLRRECLAAGRLFEDPEFPANDSSLYFSRRPDRYIEWKRPMEIADDPQLFVEGFSRFDVQQGELGDCWLLAAVANLTMHPNLFFQVMPEDQSFEENYAGIFHFRFWQYGRWVDVVIDDRLPTCRGELVYLHSAENNEFWSALLEKAYAKLHGSYEALKGGSTCEAMEDFTGGVTEMYQMDQTPPNLFNILLKAFERNSLLGCSIEPDPNVVEAETPQGLIRGHAYSITQVKNVEIHMPNRYGTIPLLRLRNPWGNEAEWNGPWSDQSPEWRFIPDHEKEELGLTFDMDGEFWMSFHDFTRHFTQLEICNLNPDSLTTDDISAGKKRWEMSVFEGEWVRGVTAGGCRNFLETFWHNPQYRITLECPDEDDDKCTVIIALMQKNRRAQRRMGADCLTIGFAIYHLEYPERLPKPLDINFFKYNASVGRSPAFINLREVTCRFKLPPGVYCIVPSTFDPNEEGEFLLRIFSENKNNMEENDEEVGIGDVDDRIINPAGGKEDQNGDNVPDEPEEDRNTEKVREFFKKLAGPDLEVDWMELKDILDFAMRKELPQSAHRSEAHTPETVEGNGSFVDTLISLLCGIVCNNEQYNKGVETQDRGFSKDICRSMVAMLDADHSGKLGFEEFKTLWNDIRKWRAVYKLYDRDESGFLSAFELRQALNSAGYRLNNHVLNILVHRYGTKDGKITFDDYIMCAVRLKTMIDIFRERDPDQTQTATFTLEEWIEKTLYS is encoded by the exons ATGAGCTCGTACGGATGGAGCAGGGAGATACGCGAGCCGGAATTCGTCCGACAAGCAACGAAGAAGGTGGAG TTAGGGGAGAAGGGGTCCGGCTTCAGACCACGGGGGGAGGTCCAGGACTTCAACACCCTGAGACGAGAATGCCTGGCGGCGGGAAGGCTCTTCGAGGATCCCGAATTCCCGGCCAACGACTCGTCGCTATACTTCTCCCGCAGACCGGACAGATACATAGAATGGAAGCGACCGATG GAAATCGCGGACGATCCTCAGCTCTTCGTGGAGGGCTTCTCGAGATTCGACGTCCAGCAGGGAGAGCTGGGAGATTGCTGGTTGCTGGCCGCCGTGGCGAATCTGACTATGCATCCGAATCTATTCTTTCAAGTGATGCCAGAAGATCAGAGCTTCGAGGAAAATTACGCTGGAATCTTCCACTTCAG GTTTTGGCAGTACGGTAGATGGGTCGACGTGGTGATCGACGATCGATTGCCTACCTGTCGCGGGGAATTGGTATATCTGCACTCGGCCGAGAATAACGAGTTCTGGAGCGCCCTTCTCGAGAAGGCCTATGCGAAACTTCACGGCTCCTACGAAGCGTTGAAGGGCGGCTCAACCTGCGAGGCCATGGAAGACTTCACCGGTGGAGTAACGGAAATGTATCAGATGGACCAAACGCCGCCAAACCTGTTCAACATACTGTTAAAAGCCTTTGAGAGAAACTCATTACTGGGTTGCTCCATCGAG CCCGATCCCAACGTAGTGGAGGCTGAAACGCCTCAAGGATTGATACGGGGTCATGCGTACAGCATTACCCAAGTGAAGAACGTGGAGATTCACATGCCGAATCGGTACGGTACGATACCTCTATTAAGGCTTCGGAATCCTTGGGGAAACGAGGCGGAATGGAATGGGCCTTGGAGCGATCA ATCACCGGAATGGAGATTCATCCCCGATCACGAGAAGGAGGAACTCGGCCTGACCTTCGACATGGACGGCGAATTTTGGATGTCGTTCCACGACTTCACCCGCCACTTCACTCAGCTCGAGATATGCAACTTGAATCCCGACTCCTTAACGACGGACGATATCAGCGCCGGGAAGAAACGCTGGGAGATGAGCGTGTTCGAAGGAGAGTGGGTGCGCGGAGTGACAGCGGGTGGTTGCAGAAACTTTTTAG AGACCTTCTGGCACAATCCGCAGTATCGTATCACGTTGGAGTGTCCAGATGAGGACGATGACAAGTGTACCGTAATCATCGCTCTGATGCAGAAGAACAGGAGGGCGCAAAGAAGGATGGGTGCCGACTGCCTCACTATCGGATTCGCGATATACCAT TTGGAGTATCCAGAGAGACTGCCGAAACCACTAGACATTAACTTTTTCAAGTACAACGCGTCTGTTGGACGTTCACCggcatttataaatttacggGAGGTCACGTGCCGTTTCAAATTACCCCCGGGTGTTTATTGCATAGTTCCGAGTACTTTTGATCCGAACGAAGAGGGTGAATTCTTGCTGAGAATCTTCTCTGAGAACAAGAACAATATGGA AGAAAACGATGAAGAAGTCGGTATTGGAGACGTCGATGATAGA ataattaatccTGCAGGCGGTAAGGAGGATCAAAATGGAGATAAC GTTCCCGATGAACCCGAAGAAGACCGCAATACCGAGAAAGTTCGAGAATTCTTCAAGAAACTCGCTGGCCCTGATTTGGAAGTGGACTGGATGGAACTAAAAGATATCTTAGATTTTGCCATGAGGAAAG AGTTACCGCAGTCGGCGCATCGTAGCGAGGCACATACTCCCGAAACTGTCGAAGGAAATGGTTCGTTTGTCGACACTCTCATCTCACTGCTGTGCGGCATTGTTTGTAATAATGAACAGTACAATAAGGGCGTAG AGACTCAGGACAGAGGTTTCAGCAAAGATATATGTCGCAGCATGGTTGCTATGTTGGATGCAGATCACTCTGGCAAACTTGGTTTTGAAGAATTTAAGACCTTGTGGAATGACATTAGAAAGTGGAGG GCTGTTTATAAGCTCTATGACAGAGATGAATCAGGATTTCTAAGTGCATTTGAATTGAGACAAGCGTTAAATAGCGCGGGATACCGTTTGAACAATCACGTTCTTAATATATTGGTTCATCGTTATGGTACTAAAGACGGCAAAATTACTTTCGACGATTACATAATGTGCGCGGTCAGGCTCAAAACAATGATTG atatttttagagaaagaGATCCGGATCAAACCCAAACAGCTACGTTCACACTGGAAGAATGGATAGAAAAAACACTCTATTcgtaa
- the Calpb gene encoding calpain-B isoform X3 — protein MSSYSYYYVKTIVEDGRPPKTYKFAKGYPVQATKDAWSTVGRYNLLSRLLRGGLSGSGDVHHPANTTFKLGEKGSGFRPRGEVQDFNTLRRECLAAGRLFEDPEFPANDSSLYFSRRPDRYIEWKRPMEIADDPQLFVEGFSRFDVQQGELGDCWLLAAVANLTMHPNLFFQVMPEDQSFEENYAGIFHFRFWQYGRWVDVVIDDRLPTCRGELVYLHSAENNEFWSALLEKAYAKLHGSYEALKGGSTCEAMEDFTGGVTEMYQMDQTPPNLFNILLKAFERNSLLGCSIEPDPNVVEAETPQGLIRGHAYSITQVKNVEIHMPNRYGTIPLLRLRNPWGNEAEWNGPWSDQSPEWRFIPDHEKEELGLTFDMDGEFWMSFHDFTRHFTQLEICNLNPDSLTTDDISAGKKRWEMSVFEGEWVRGVTAGGCRNFLETFWHNPQYRITLECPDEDDDKCTVIIALMQKNRRAQRRMGADCLTIGFAIYHLEYPERLPKPLDINFFKYNASVGRSPAFINLREVTCRFKLPPGVYCIVPSTFDPNEEGEFLLRIFSENKNNMEENDEEVGIGDVDDRIINPAGGKEDQNGDNVPDEPEEDRNTEKVREFFKKLAGPDLEVDWMELKDILDFAMRKELPQSAHRSEAHTPETVEGNGSFVDTLISLLCGIVCNNEQYNKGVETQDRGFSKDICRSMVAMLDADHSGKLGFEEFKTLWNDIRKWRAVYKLYDRDESGFLSAFELRQALNSAGYRLNNHVLNILVHRYGTKDGKITFDDYIMCAVRLKTMIDIFRERDPDQTQTATFTLEEWIEKTLYS, from the exons ATGTCGAGTTATTCGTACTACTACGTGAAAACCATCGTTGAGGACGGTCGACCGCCAAAAACGTATAAATTCGCGAAAGG ATATCCTGTACAAGCGACAAAGGACGCGTGGTCAACGGTAGGTCGTTACAATCTTCTGTCGCGTTTGCTACGAGGAGGGCTCTCCGGTTCCGGCGATGTGCACCATCCTGCCAATACCACCTTCAAG TTAGGGGAGAAGGGGTCCGGCTTCAGACCACGGGGGGAGGTCCAGGACTTCAACACCCTGAGACGAGAATGCCTGGCGGCGGGAAGGCTCTTCGAGGATCCCGAATTCCCGGCCAACGACTCGTCGCTATACTTCTCCCGCAGACCGGACAGATACATAGAATGGAAGCGACCGATG GAAATCGCGGACGATCCTCAGCTCTTCGTGGAGGGCTTCTCGAGATTCGACGTCCAGCAGGGAGAGCTGGGAGATTGCTGGTTGCTGGCCGCCGTGGCGAATCTGACTATGCATCCGAATCTATTCTTTCAAGTGATGCCAGAAGATCAGAGCTTCGAGGAAAATTACGCTGGAATCTTCCACTTCAG GTTTTGGCAGTACGGTAGATGGGTCGACGTGGTGATCGACGATCGATTGCCTACCTGTCGCGGGGAATTGGTATATCTGCACTCGGCCGAGAATAACGAGTTCTGGAGCGCCCTTCTCGAGAAGGCCTATGCGAAACTTCACGGCTCCTACGAAGCGTTGAAGGGCGGCTCAACCTGCGAGGCCATGGAAGACTTCACCGGTGGAGTAACGGAAATGTATCAGATGGACCAAACGCCGCCAAACCTGTTCAACATACTGTTAAAAGCCTTTGAGAGAAACTCATTACTGGGTTGCTCCATCGAG CCCGATCCCAACGTAGTGGAGGCTGAAACGCCTCAAGGATTGATACGGGGTCATGCGTACAGCATTACCCAAGTGAAGAACGTGGAGATTCACATGCCGAATCGGTACGGTACGATACCTCTATTAAGGCTTCGGAATCCTTGGGGAAACGAGGCGGAATGGAATGGGCCTTGGAGCGATCA ATCACCGGAATGGAGATTCATCCCCGATCACGAGAAGGAGGAACTCGGCCTGACCTTCGACATGGACGGCGAATTTTGGATGTCGTTCCACGACTTCACCCGCCACTTCACTCAGCTCGAGATATGCAACTTGAATCCCGACTCCTTAACGACGGACGATATCAGCGCCGGGAAGAAACGCTGGGAGATGAGCGTGTTCGAAGGAGAGTGGGTGCGCGGAGTGACAGCGGGTGGTTGCAGAAACTTTTTAG AGACCTTCTGGCACAATCCGCAGTATCGTATCACGTTGGAGTGTCCAGATGAGGACGATGACAAGTGTACCGTAATCATCGCTCTGATGCAGAAGAACAGGAGGGCGCAAAGAAGGATGGGTGCCGACTGCCTCACTATCGGATTCGCGATATACCAT TTGGAGTATCCAGAGAGACTGCCGAAACCACTAGACATTAACTTTTTCAAGTACAACGCGTCTGTTGGACGTTCACCggcatttataaatttacggGAGGTCACGTGCCGTTTCAAATTACCCCCGGGTGTTTATTGCATAGTTCCGAGTACTTTTGATCCGAACGAAGAGGGTGAATTCTTGCTGAGAATCTTCTCTGAGAACAAGAACAATATGGA AGAAAACGATGAAGAAGTCGGTATTGGAGACGTCGATGATAGA ataattaatccTGCAGGCGGTAAGGAGGATCAAAATGGAGATAAC GTTCCCGATGAACCCGAAGAAGACCGCAATACCGAGAAAGTTCGAGAATTCTTCAAGAAACTCGCTGGCCCTGATTTGGAAGTGGACTGGATGGAACTAAAAGATATCTTAGATTTTGCCATGAGGAAAG AGTTACCGCAGTCGGCGCATCGTAGCGAGGCACATACTCCCGAAACTGTCGAAGGAAATGGTTCGTTTGTCGACACTCTCATCTCACTGCTGTGCGGCATTGTTTGTAATAATGAACAGTACAATAAGGGCGTAG AGACTCAGGACAGAGGTTTCAGCAAAGATATATGTCGCAGCATGGTTGCTATGTTGGATGCAGATCACTCTGGCAAACTTGGTTTTGAAGAATTTAAGACCTTGTGGAATGACATTAGAAAGTGGAGG GCTGTTTATAAGCTCTATGACAGAGATGAATCAGGATTTCTAAGTGCATTTGAATTGAGACAAGCGTTAAATAGCGCGGGATACCGTTTGAACAATCACGTTCTTAATATATTGGTTCATCGTTATGGTACTAAAGACGGCAAAATTACTTTCGACGATTACATAATGTGCGCGGTCAGGCTCAAAACAATGATTG atatttttagagaaagaGATCCGGATCAAACCCAAACAGCTACGTTCACACTGGAAGAATGGATAGAAAAAACACTCTATTcgtaa